A DNA window from Pseudoalteromonas spongiae UST010723-006 contains the following coding sequences:
- the tssK gene encoding type VI secretion system baseplate subunit TssK has protein sequence MNNKIVWRDGTFLYPQHFQQMDAHLEGVIQNYSRLKTGELTPHCGLTRLKINEGLLNLGQFSIQACEGILPDGQYFNLESEIALHIPEGTVDQMVYLTVPIMLVGNDSFNNQLATSRYRTHFSKVFDFTSSEQAELEVEHASLNITLQLEEDNLDGFVKLAVGKVLEVNGNGEVVIDRAFIPDCLSLGAADILLERIKELETLANAKANQLLARLNATIETQTGSVLFKEQQLLSLIYHWLPWLEATQRTQHYKLGRFFYELKQFESALLSADFEPRTSWTPLTFENLYHQFHSVISRIKDKLSINQQQNVIEYLWDKSLFDSRRMLLAKIKQVEVRQAQRVIIAVSSEANIAKEVFETGFKLAGNKSIVECIKNATQGVNVTALPFPPPELKERANTSYFQIDLNDVLWQKVLDNKEMLALHIDARIYVEDVKLFLIN, from the coding sequence ATGAATAATAAAATCGTTTGGCGCGATGGCACCTTTTTGTATCCTCAGCACTTTCAACAGATGGATGCGCATTTAGAAGGCGTAATACAGAATTATAGCAGGCTGAAAACCGGAGAGTTGACGCCACATTGTGGTTTAACCCGTTTAAAAATAAATGAAGGTTTGCTTAATCTTGGGCAGTTTTCAATTCAAGCATGCGAAGGCATTTTACCAGATGGTCAATACTTCAATTTAGAAAGCGAGATTGCTTTGCATATCCCTGAAGGTACGGTTGACCAAATGGTTTATTTAACCGTACCAATTATGTTGGTTGGCAATGATAGCTTTAACAATCAGCTTGCAACATCTCGCTATCGAACACATTTCTCTAAAGTGTTTGATTTCACCTCAAGTGAACAAGCTGAGCTTGAAGTTGAACATGCGTCACTTAATATCACCTTGCAACTCGAAGAAGATAACTTAGATGGCTTCGTTAAATTAGCCGTTGGCAAAGTGTTAGAGGTTAATGGTAACGGAGAAGTGGTGATTGACCGCGCGTTTATTCCTGACTGTCTTAGCTTAGGAGCCGCGGATATTTTGCTTGAACGAATTAAAGAGCTTGAGACCTTAGCGAATGCAAAAGCGAATCAGCTACTTGCACGTTTAAACGCAACGATTGAAACGCAAACGGGTAGTGTGTTGTTTAAAGAGCAACAACTTCTTTCTTTGATCTATCACTGGTTGCCATGGCTTGAAGCGACACAGCGTACACAGCACTACAAGCTGGGACGTTTTTTTTATGAATTAAAGCAATTCGAATCGGCATTACTGAGCGCTGATTTTGAACCGCGCACATCGTGGACACCGCTGACATTTGAAAACTTGTATCACCAATTTCATAGTGTGATATCACGAATAAAAGACAAGCTTTCAATCAATCAACAGCAAAATGTAATTGAGTATTTATGGGATAAATCGCTATTTGATAGCAGACGCATGCTATTGGCAAAGATTAAGCAAGTAGAAGTGAGGCAAGCACAACGGGTGATTATTGCGGTATCTTCTGAGGCCAATATTGCCAAAGAAGTATTTGAAACCGGTTTCAAACTGGCGGGCAATAAATCCATTGTTGAATGCATAAAAAATGCAACGCAAGGGGTAAACGTTACTGCATTGCCATTTCCGCCACCTGAGTTAAAAGAGCGTGCCAACACCAGCTATTTCCAAATTGATTTAAATGATGTGCTGTGGCAAAAAGTGCTTGATAACAAGGAGATGCTCGCATTACATATTGATGCGCGTATTTATGTTGAAGACGTTAAATTATTTTTAATTAACTAG
- a CDS encoding DotU family type IV/VI secretion system protein, with the protein MQIASYTVNQFSLVDEKNTALKDLFNEIEWQGEALLRLSLPFLPMIDAVASLDEVNSLDNLRDKLVTELKALKRRGRDENIAPALLDKLCFVWAAFFDERISYECKLDTTQWQNNTLVSQLFGIRNSGETFFSLLKQLMEFPKKHIELIKICYLLLQLGFKGKFNNQQQAELNKIIADVNFAITELGAFKEQNTVSPLANVERKSHISYGLFKGVSATSFVIFIVFLMLAGLISYNVYVGKIYQSQHHEYDEMAKNTFAHLQQLKHKPISIENAQFTVKENNQKPVVTTAPITLAPEIQPDSQVDTATQYFVQLGAFYERSRALALQQKCGNEDYQTVIEDDGARHRVGFIADGFTSAKKVSAYFSSLCRVSPFIKEYQ; encoded by the coding sequence ATGCAAATAGCCAGTTATACCGTTAACCAGTTTTCATTAGTTGATGAAAAAAATACTGCACTTAAAGATCTGTTCAATGAAATTGAATGGCAAGGTGAAGCGTTATTGCGTTTGAGTTTACCGTTTTTGCCGATGATTGATGCGGTTGCGTCACTCGATGAAGTAAATTCGCTTGATAACTTGCGCGATAAGTTGGTAACGGAACTTAAAGCGCTAAAGCGCCGTGGCCGCGATGAAAATATAGCGCCAGCACTGCTTGATAAACTGTGTTTTGTTTGGGCTGCGTTTTTTGATGAGCGCATCAGCTATGAATGTAAATTAGATACAACTCAATGGCAAAATAACACGCTTGTGAGTCAATTGTTTGGTATTCGTAACAGCGGCGAAACCTTTTTTAGTTTACTCAAGCAGCTAATGGAGTTTCCAAAAAAGCATATTGAGCTTATTAAAATTTGCTATTTGTTGTTACAGCTCGGCTTTAAGGGCAAGTTTAATAACCAGCAGCAAGCAGAGCTTAATAAAATTATTGCTGATGTAAATTTTGCAATTACTGAACTAGGCGCATTTAAAGAACAAAACACGGTTTCGCCATTAGCAAACGTTGAGCGAAAATCTCATATTAGTTATGGCTTATTTAAAGGCGTTTCTGCTACGTCTTTTGTTATTTTTATTGTGTTCTTAATGCTCGCTGGATTGATCTCTTACAATGTTTATGTCGGCAAAATATATCAAAGCCAACATCATGAATATGATGAAATGGCCAAAAATACCTTTGCCCATTTGCAACAGTTAAAACATAAACCAATCTCAATTGAAAATGCGCAATTTACCGTTAAAGAAAATAACCAAAAGCCAGTCGTGACAACCGCGCCAATTACACTCGCACCTGAAATACAGCCTGACTCCCAAGTTGATACAGCAACTCAATATTTTGTGCAACTTGGTGCATTTTATGAGCGCTCACGCGCGCTTGCTTTGCAACAAAAGTGCGGCAATGAAGACTATCAAACCGTGATCGAAGATGACGGTGCGCGCCATCGAGTAGGCTTTATTGCCGACGGCTTCACCTCGGCTAAAAAAGTGAGCGCATATTTTTCAAGTTTATGTCGCGTGTCACCTTTTATTAAGGAGTACCAGTGA